One genomic window of Elusimicrobiota bacterium includes the following:
- a CDS encoding helix-turn-helix domain-containing protein — protein sequence MEKRLLNINEAAEYMGLSKNTLYAWVCQRRIPFVKCGRLTKFDIRDIDKWIDEKKVKEQFF from the coding sequence ATGGAAAAACGATTGCTAAACATAAATGAGGCAGCAGAATATATGGGATTGAGCAAGAACACGCTTTATGCATGGGTTTGTCAGCGGAGAATTCCCTTTGTTAAATGTGGTCGCCTGACAAAATTTGACATCAGGGATATTGACAAATGGATTGATGAAAAAAAGGTTAAAGAACAA